A single window of Oreochromis aureus strain Israel breed Guangdong linkage group 5, ZZ_aureus, whole genome shotgun sequence DNA harbors:
- the si:ch211-222l21.1 gene encoding parathymosin, translating to MADTAVDTTATAEVTAKELKEKKEAEVEEKTDNGDAPANGTNGAEHSDKVEETTEEEHKNGEGNAEEAPPAEETDAQPVKRAAEEEEEKVETKKQKTEENGDSKEAEVEA from the exons ATGGCCGACACAGCTGTTGACACAACCGCCACTGCAGAGGTTACAGCCAAG gagctgaaagagaagaaagaggcAGAAGTGGAGGAAAAGACCGATAACGGGGACGCACCTGCCAATGGCACA AACGGTGCTGAACACAGTGACAAAGTGGAAGAAACCACAGAGGAGGAGCACAAGAATGGGGAAG GGAATGCAGAGGAGGCGCCCCCTGCTGAGGAGACTGATGCACAGCCTGTGAAGCGTgcagctgaggaggaggag GAAAAGGTGGAGACAAAAAAGCAGAAGACAGAGGAAAATGGGGATTCGAAAGAGGCAGAAGTGGAGGCTTAG
- the slc45a1 gene encoding proton-associated sugar transporter A isoform X2 produces MSSPGMGTPTDPLLASPGGRLSTAQEGIWRSSLPKTASFPTSTTRHLSHRANNFQRQPKRRKLIRPSPPPPPNTPCPLDQLDLSELPPRRTFQELLFNGCILFGIEFSYAMETAYVTPVLLQMGLPDQFYSLVWFISPILGFLVQPLIGAWSDRCTSRFGRRRPFIFALAIGALIGLSLVLNGRDIGSVLSDTASNHKWGIVLTVCGVVLMDFSADSADNPSHAYMMDVCSPEDQDRGLNIHALLAGLGGGFGYIVGGINWDQTQFGRSMGGQLRVIYLFTSITLVIATTMTLMSIPERPLPKSQPNKNSSKNSLKSPSLPLPPSPPVHPGPDLGLDEEDEDGLYSYNFSKSHPCNPDPLAHSCSASARLCAGLNSPISPLSPLTPKYGSFISRDSSLTGINDFASSLGTSYIDSVLIDCYTGQQTPQALPPSSTTVPLPPGDSPPPDGPTQGPGNHPAGAGQTQANVVSHPVGDAQDAEGPQPAGDAQPHGASQVTAGAQTAAGSHRGSAAGILKRPQSLALMEEPMATQIVGLENGRRRTVTFSQQVANILLNGVRYESDLSENVESGESQMSMKLLCIAIYRMPPSLRSLCTNHFLGWLSFEGMLLFYTDFMGEVVFEGDPKAPHDSEAYQRYNAGVSMGCWGMCIYAFSAAFYSAILEKLEERFSLRTLYFFAYLAFGLGTGLATLSTNLYVVLSLCVTYGVLFSSLCTLPYSLLCEYYQSPQFCGSSEEGTRRGMGVDISLLSCQYFLAQILVSVAMGPLTSLVGGAQGVMYFASLMSFVGCLYSSLCVVYQLPPPEGRGEVETGV; encoded by the exons ATGTCATCTCCAGGAATGGGCACCCCCACTGACCCCCTCTTGGCCAGTCCAGGAGGGAGGTTATCCACAGCTCAGGAAGGTATCTGGAGGAGCTCACTTCCCAAAACTGCCAGCTTTCCAACTTCCACCACTCGGCACCTCAGTCACAGAGCCAACAACTTCCAAAGACAGCCAAAGCGGAGGAAGCTGATAAGACCTTCACCTCCTCCGCCACCCAACACACCTTGTCCCCTGGATCAGCTGGACCTCAGTGAGCTTCCCCCGAGACGTACCTTCCAGGAGCTGCTCTTCAATGGCTGCATCTTGTTCGGGATTGAATTCAGCTATGCCATGGAAACAGCTTATGTGACTCCAGTGCTTTTACAGATGGGCCTGCCTGATCAATTCTACAGCTTGGTGTGGTTTATTAGCCCCATTCTCG GATTCCTCGTTCAGCCTCTCATAGGAGCATGGAGTGATCGTTGTACATCCCGGTTTGGGCGAAGACGACCTTTTATTTTTGCCTTGGCAATAG GAGCACTGATTGGTCTTTCTCTGGTTCTCAACGGACGGGATATTGGGAGTGTCCTGTCTGacacagcatcaaatcacaagtGGGGAATAGTCCTGACAGTGTGTGGTGTGGTTCTAATGGACTTCAGTGCTGATTCAGCCGACAACCCAAGCCATGCTTATATGATGGATGTATGCAGCCCAGAGGACCAAGATCGGGGGCTGAACATCCACGCGTTACTGGCAG GACTAGGAGGTGGATTTGGCTACATCGTAGGTGGCATCAATTGGGACCAGACACAGTTTGGAAGGTCAATGGGAGGTCAACTCCGGGTCATATACCTGTTTACGAGCATCACTTTGGTGATCGCCACAACAATGACTCTAATGAGCATCCCTGAACGGCCCTTACCAAAAAGCCAGCCAAACAAGAACTCAAGCAAAAACAGTCTGAAAAGCCCTAGCCTCCCTCTTCCCCCCTCCCCACCCGTCCATCCTGGACCAGATTTGGGACTAGACGAGGAAGACGAGGACGGTCTCTACAGCTACAATTTCTCAAAGTCTCACCCATGTAATCCTGACCCCTTGGCCCATTCTTGCAGTGCAAGTGCGCGTCTTTGTGCGGGCCTCAATAGCCCCATATCACCCCTAAGCCCCCTCACTCCAAAGTATGGCAGCTTTATTAGTAGGGACAGCTCTCTCACTGGCATTAATGATTTTGCCTCTTCATTAGGAACCTCATACatcgacagtgtgctcatagactGCTACACAGGTCAGCAGACACCACAAGCTCTGCCCCCCAGCTCCACCACTGTGCCCCTGCCTCCAGGGGACTCGCCTCCCCCAGACGGGCCCACGCAGGGGCCAGGGAACCATCCTGCAGGTGCAGGACAGACCCAGGCCAATGTGGTGTCTCATCCAGTTGGGGACGCACAAGATGCAGAAGGGCCTCAGCCTGCCGGAGATGCACAACCTCACGGAGCATCTCAGGTCACAGCTGGGGCTCAGACTGCTGCGGGGTCACACCGGGGCTCCGCGGCTGGCATCCTGAAGCGACCTCAGAGTCTCGCGCTGATGGAAGAGCCCATGGCAACACAGATTGTTGGGCTGGAGAATGGACGTAGGAGGACAGTGACTTTCAGCCAGCAG GTTGCAAACATTTTGCTCAATGGAGTGCGTTATGAGAGTGATCTAAGTGAGAATGTGGAGAGTGGAGAATCCCAAATGtcaatgaagctgctgtgtaTAGCCATCTACAGGATGCCTCCCTCTTTGCGGAGTTTATGCACTAATCATtttttag GCTGGCTGTCCTTTGAAGGGATGCTGCTCTTCTACACTGACTTCATGGGGGAGGTTGTGTTTGAAGGAGATCCCAAAGCACCCCACGACTCCGAGGCTTACCAACGCTACAATGCTGGTGTCAGCATGGGCTGCTGGGGCATGTGCATCTATGCATTCAGTGCTGCTTTCTACTCAG CCATATTGGAAAAACTAGAGGAGCGTTTCTCTCTTCGCACACTATATTTTTTCGCCTACTTGGCATTTGGTTTGGGCACCGGCCTTGCCACACTATCCACCAACCTCTATGTGGTactttctctctgtgtcaccTACGGGGTGCTCTTCTCCTCTTTGTGTACGCTGCCTTACTCTCTGCTGTGTGAATACTACCAGAGCCCTCAG ttttGCGGCTCATCGGAGGAAGGGACCAGACGAGGGATGGGGGTGGACATCTCTCTGCTCAGCTGCCAGTACTTCCTGGCTCAGATCCTGGTCTCTGTGGCGATGGGACCTCTGACTTCCCTGGTGGGTGGGGCCCAGGGAGTGATGTACTTTGCAAGCCTGATGTCATTCGTGGGCTGCCTGTACTCCTCTCTCTGCGTGGTGTACCAGCTGCCCCCCCCTGAGG GAAGAGGAGAAGTTGAAACTGGGGTCTGA
- the slc45a1 gene encoding proton-associated sugar transporter A isoform X1 has product MSSPGMGTPTDPLLASPGGRLSTAQEGIWRSSLPKTASFPTSTTRHLSHRANNFQRQPKRRKLIRPSPPPPPNTPCPLDQLDLSELPPRRTFQELLFNGCILFGIEFSYAMETAYVTPVLLQMGLPDQFYSLVWFISPILGFLVQPLIGAWSDRCTSRFGRRRPFIFALAIGALIGLSLVLNGRDIGSVLSDTASNHKWGIVLTVCGVVLMDFSADSADNPSHAYMMDVCSPEDQDRGLNIHALLAGLGGGFGYIVGGINWDQTQFGRSMGGQLRVIYLFTSITLVIATTMTLMSIPERPLPKSQPNKNSSKNSLKSPSLPLPPSPPVHPGPDLGLDEEDEDGLYSYNFSKSHPCNPDPLAHSCSASARLCAGLNSPISPLSPLTPKYGSFISRDSSLTGINDFASSLGTSYIDSVLIDCYTGQQTPQALPPSSTTVPLPPGDSPPPDGPTQGPGNHPAGAGQTQANVVSHPVGDAQDAEGPQPAGDAQPHGASQVTAGAQTAAGSHRGSAAGILKRPQSLALMEEPMATQIVGLENGRRRTVTFSQQVANILLNGVRYESDLSENVESGESQMSMKLLCIAIYRMPPSLRSLCTNHFLGWLSFEGMLLFYTDFMGEVVFEGDPKAPHDSEAYQRYNAGVSMGCWGMCIYAFSAAFYSAILEKLEERFSLRTLYFFAYLAFGLGTGLATLSTNLYVVLSLCVTYGVLFSSLCTLPYSLLCEYYQSPQFCGSSEEGTRRGMGVDISLLSCQYFLAQILVSVAMGPLTSLVGGAQGVMYFASLMSFVGCLYSSLCVVYQLPPPEGEPPESETQPLLVHI; this is encoded by the exons ATGTCATCTCCAGGAATGGGCACCCCCACTGACCCCCTCTTGGCCAGTCCAGGAGGGAGGTTATCCACAGCTCAGGAAGGTATCTGGAGGAGCTCACTTCCCAAAACTGCCAGCTTTCCAACTTCCACCACTCGGCACCTCAGTCACAGAGCCAACAACTTCCAAAGACAGCCAAAGCGGAGGAAGCTGATAAGACCTTCACCTCCTCCGCCACCCAACACACCTTGTCCCCTGGATCAGCTGGACCTCAGTGAGCTTCCCCCGAGACGTACCTTCCAGGAGCTGCTCTTCAATGGCTGCATCTTGTTCGGGATTGAATTCAGCTATGCCATGGAAACAGCTTATGTGACTCCAGTGCTTTTACAGATGGGCCTGCCTGATCAATTCTACAGCTTGGTGTGGTTTATTAGCCCCATTCTCG GATTCCTCGTTCAGCCTCTCATAGGAGCATGGAGTGATCGTTGTACATCCCGGTTTGGGCGAAGACGACCTTTTATTTTTGCCTTGGCAATAG GAGCACTGATTGGTCTTTCTCTGGTTCTCAACGGACGGGATATTGGGAGTGTCCTGTCTGacacagcatcaaatcacaagtGGGGAATAGTCCTGACAGTGTGTGGTGTGGTTCTAATGGACTTCAGTGCTGATTCAGCCGACAACCCAAGCCATGCTTATATGATGGATGTATGCAGCCCAGAGGACCAAGATCGGGGGCTGAACATCCACGCGTTACTGGCAG GACTAGGAGGTGGATTTGGCTACATCGTAGGTGGCATCAATTGGGACCAGACACAGTTTGGAAGGTCAATGGGAGGTCAACTCCGGGTCATATACCTGTTTACGAGCATCACTTTGGTGATCGCCACAACAATGACTCTAATGAGCATCCCTGAACGGCCCTTACCAAAAAGCCAGCCAAACAAGAACTCAAGCAAAAACAGTCTGAAAAGCCCTAGCCTCCCTCTTCCCCCCTCCCCACCCGTCCATCCTGGACCAGATTTGGGACTAGACGAGGAAGACGAGGACGGTCTCTACAGCTACAATTTCTCAAAGTCTCACCCATGTAATCCTGACCCCTTGGCCCATTCTTGCAGTGCAAGTGCGCGTCTTTGTGCGGGCCTCAATAGCCCCATATCACCCCTAAGCCCCCTCACTCCAAAGTATGGCAGCTTTATTAGTAGGGACAGCTCTCTCACTGGCATTAATGATTTTGCCTCTTCATTAGGAACCTCATACatcgacagtgtgctcatagactGCTACACAGGTCAGCAGACACCACAAGCTCTGCCCCCCAGCTCCACCACTGTGCCCCTGCCTCCAGGGGACTCGCCTCCCCCAGACGGGCCCACGCAGGGGCCAGGGAACCATCCTGCAGGTGCAGGACAGACCCAGGCCAATGTGGTGTCTCATCCAGTTGGGGACGCACAAGATGCAGAAGGGCCTCAGCCTGCCGGAGATGCACAACCTCACGGAGCATCTCAGGTCACAGCTGGGGCTCAGACTGCTGCGGGGTCACACCGGGGCTCCGCGGCTGGCATCCTGAAGCGACCTCAGAGTCTCGCGCTGATGGAAGAGCCCATGGCAACACAGATTGTTGGGCTGGAGAATGGACGTAGGAGGACAGTGACTTTCAGCCAGCAG GTTGCAAACATTTTGCTCAATGGAGTGCGTTATGAGAGTGATCTAAGTGAGAATGTGGAGAGTGGAGAATCCCAAATGtcaatgaagctgctgtgtaTAGCCATCTACAGGATGCCTCCCTCTTTGCGGAGTTTATGCACTAATCATtttttag GCTGGCTGTCCTTTGAAGGGATGCTGCTCTTCTACACTGACTTCATGGGGGAGGTTGTGTTTGAAGGAGATCCCAAAGCACCCCACGACTCCGAGGCTTACCAACGCTACAATGCTGGTGTCAGCATGGGCTGCTGGGGCATGTGCATCTATGCATTCAGTGCTGCTTTCTACTCAG CCATATTGGAAAAACTAGAGGAGCGTTTCTCTCTTCGCACACTATATTTTTTCGCCTACTTGGCATTTGGTTTGGGCACCGGCCTTGCCACACTATCCACCAACCTCTATGTGGTactttctctctgtgtcaccTACGGGGTGCTCTTCTCCTCTTTGTGTACGCTGCCTTACTCTCTGCTGTGTGAATACTACCAGAGCCCTCAG ttttGCGGCTCATCGGAGGAAGGGACCAGACGAGGGATGGGGGTGGACATCTCTCTGCTCAGCTGCCAGTACTTCCTGGCTCAGATCCTGGTCTCTGTGGCGATGGGACCTCTGACTTCCCTGGTGGGTGGGGCCCAGGGAGTGATGTACTTTGCAAGCCTGATGTCATTCGTGGGCTGCCTGTACTCCTCTCTCTGCGTGGTGTACCAGCTGCCCCCCCCTGAGGGTGAGCCCCCCGAAAGCGAGACCCAGCCACTATTGGTGCACATTTAG
- the slc45a1 gene encoding proton-associated sugar transporter A isoform X3: MSSPGMGTPTDPLLASPGGRLSTAQEGIWRSSLPKTASFPTSTTRHLSHRANNFQRQPKRRKLIRPSPPPPPNTPCPLDQLDLSELPPRRTFQELLFNGCILFGIEFSYAMETAYVTPVLLQMGLPDQFYSLVWFISPILGFLVQPLIGAWSDRCTSRFGRRRPFIFALAIGALIGLSLVLNGRDIGSVLSDTASNHKWGIVLTVCGVVLMDFSADSADNPSHAYMMDVCSPEDQDRGLNIHALLAGLGGGFGYIVGGINWDQTQFGRSMGGQLRVIYLFTSITLVIATTMTLMSIPERPLPKSQPNKNSSKNSLKSPSLPLPPSPPVHPGPDLGLDEEDEDGLYSYNFSKSHPCNPDPLAHSCSASARLCAGLNSPISPLSPLTPKYGSFISRDSSLTGINDFASSLGTSYIDSVLIDCYTGQQTPQALPPSSTTVPLPPGDSPPPDGPTQGPGNHPAGAGQTQANVVSHPVGDAQDAEGPQPAGDAQPHGASQVTAGAQTAAGSHRGSAAGILKRPQSLALMEEPMATQIVGLENGRRRTVTFSQQVANILLNGVRYESDLSENVESGESQMSMKLLCIAIYRMPPSLRSLCTNHFLGWLSFEGMLLFYTDFMGEVVFEGDPKAPHDSEAYQRYNAGVSMGCWGMCIYAFSAAFYSVLRLIGGRDQTRDGGGHLSAQLPVLPGSDPGLCGDGTSDFPGGWGPGSDVLCKPDVIRGLPVLLSLRGVPAAPP, translated from the exons ATGTCATCTCCAGGAATGGGCACCCCCACTGACCCCCTCTTGGCCAGTCCAGGAGGGAGGTTATCCACAGCTCAGGAAGGTATCTGGAGGAGCTCACTTCCCAAAACTGCCAGCTTTCCAACTTCCACCACTCGGCACCTCAGTCACAGAGCCAACAACTTCCAAAGACAGCCAAAGCGGAGGAAGCTGATAAGACCTTCACCTCCTCCGCCACCCAACACACCTTGTCCCCTGGATCAGCTGGACCTCAGTGAGCTTCCCCCGAGACGTACCTTCCAGGAGCTGCTCTTCAATGGCTGCATCTTGTTCGGGATTGAATTCAGCTATGCCATGGAAACAGCTTATGTGACTCCAGTGCTTTTACAGATGGGCCTGCCTGATCAATTCTACAGCTTGGTGTGGTTTATTAGCCCCATTCTCG GATTCCTCGTTCAGCCTCTCATAGGAGCATGGAGTGATCGTTGTACATCCCGGTTTGGGCGAAGACGACCTTTTATTTTTGCCTTGGCAATAG GAGCACTGATTGGTCTTTCTCTGGTTCTCAACGGACGGGATATTGGGAGTGTCCTGTCTGacacagcatcaaatcacaagtGGGGAATAGTCCTGACAGTGTGTGGTGTGGTTCTAATGGACTTCAGTGCTGATTCAGCCGACAACCCAAGCCATGCTTATATGATGGATGTATGCAGCCCAGAGGACCAAGATCGGGGGCTGAACATCCACGCGTTACTGGCAG GACTAGGAGGTGGATTTGGCTACATCGTAGGTGGCATCAATTGGGACCAGACACAGTTTGGAAGGTCAATGGGAGGTCAACTCCGGGTCATATACCTGTTTACGAGCATCACTTTGGTGATCGCCACAACAATGACTCTAATGAGCATCCCTGAACGGCCCTTACCAAAAAGCCAGCCAAACAAGAACTCAAGCAAAAACAGTCTGAAAAGCCCTAGCCTCCCTCTTCCCCCCTCCCCACCCGTCCATCCTGGACCAGATTTGGGACTAGACGAGGAAGACGAGGACGGTCTCTACAGCTACAATTTCTCAAAGTCTCACCCATGTAATCCTGACCCCTTGGCCCATTCTTGCAGTGCAAGTGCGCGTCTTTGTGCGGGCCTCAATAGCCCCATATCACCCCTAAGCCCCCTCACTCCAAAGTATGGCAGCTTTATTAGTAGGGACAGCTCTCTCACTGGCATTAATGATTTTGCCTCTTCATTAGGAACCTCATACatcgacagtgtgctcatagactGCTACACAGGTCAGCAGACACCACAAGCTCTGCCCCCCAGCTCCACCACTGTGCCCCTGCCTCCAGGGGACTCGCCTCCCCCAGACGGGCCCACGCAGGGGCCAGGGAACCATCCTGCAGGTGCAGGACAGACCCAGGCCAATGTGGTGTCTCATCCAGTTGGGGACGCACAAGATGCAGAAGGGCCTCAGCCTGCCGGAGATGCACAACCTCACGGAGCATCTCAGGTCACAGCTGGGGCTCAGACTGCTGCGGGGTCACACCGGGGCTCCGCGGCTGGCATCCTGAAGCGACCTCAGAGTCTCGCGCTGATGGAAGAGCCCATGGCAACACAGATTGTTGGGCTGGAGAATGGACGTAGGAGGACAGTGACTTTCAGCCAGCAG GTTGCAAACATTTTGCTCAATGGAGTGCGTTATGAGAGTGATCTAAGTGAGAATGTGGAGAGTGGAGAATCCCAAATGtcaatgaagctgctgtgtaTAGCCATCTACAGGATGCCTCCCTCTTTGCGGAGTTTATGCACTAATCATtttttag GCTGGCTGTCCTTTGAAGGGATGCTGCTCTTCTACACTGACTTCATGGGGGAGGTTGTGTTTGAAGGAGATCCCAAAGCACCCCACGACTCCGAGGCTTACCAACGCTACAATGCTGGTGTCAGCATGGGCTGCTGGGGCATGTGCATCTATGCATTCAGTGCTGCTTTCTACTCAG ttttGCGGCTCATCGGAGGAAGGGACCAGACGAGGGATGGGGGTGGACATCTCTCTGCTCAGCTGCCAGTACTTCCTGGCTCAGATCCTGGTCTCTGTGGCGATGGGACCTCTGACTTCCCTGGTGGGTGGGGCCCAGGGAGTGATGTACTTTGCAAGCCTGATGTCATTCGTGGGCTGCCTGTACTCCTCTCTCTGCGTGGTGTACCAGCTGCCCCCCCCTGA
- the prxl2b gene encoding prostamide/prostaglandin F synthase translates to MASVDLAKVGKNLLKSGESEEKVELQSLWQDQPVVLFFLRRFGCQVCRWTAAEISKLEPDLRANGVALVGIGPEEFGLQEFKQGGFLKGPLYVDEQKKCYKDLGFKRYNAVSVVPAALGKKVRDVAAKASAEGIQGNFSGDLLQSGGMLIVAKGGEKVLLHFIQDSPGDYLPLEEITKALGISATVKAGQRPVCNDDVCTR, encoded by the exons ATGGCGTCAGTCGACCTTGCTAAAGTTGGAAAAAACTTACTGAAGAGCGGTGAAAGCGAGGAG AAAGTAGAGCTCCAGTCTCTGTGGCAGGACCAGCCGGTGGTCCTCTTCTTCCTGCGCAGGTTTGGCTGTCAGGTATGTCGGTGGACGGCAGCAGAGATCAGCAAACTGGAGCCAGACCTGAGGGCCAACGGGGTAGCGCTAGTGGGAATCGGACCAGAAGAATTTGGGCTCCAGGAGTTCAAGCAAGGAGGCTTTTTAAAAGGAC cccttTATGTGGatgaacaaaagaaatgttacaAGGATCTGGGCTTCAAACG ATACAACGCTGTAAGTGTGGTTCCTGCAGCATTGGGGAAAAAAGTACGAGATGTAGCAGCAAAG gCCAGCGCTGAAGGAATCCAGGGAAACTTCTCAGGAGATCTGCTCCAGAGTGGAGGCATGCTCATTGTGGCCAAAG GTGGAGAAAAGGTCCTACTACACTTTATCCAAGATTCACCGGGAGACTACCTGCCTTTGGAGGAGATTACCAAGGCTCTGGGTATCTCAGCCACAGTAAAAGCAGGACAGAGGCCAGTG TGCAACGATGACGTTTGTACACGATGA